The genomic interval TTATTCGCCAGCTGCATGTTTTTGTCTTTGGCGACTTGAGCTGGCGTCATCTCCCGCAGGTAGTCGAGCAACAGGGTCAGTTCACCTTTGAAATTATTCTCCATGGACTGAAACAGATTCATCAGCAGATCAATGCGTTCTGCCGTTGGCATTTCTGTGACATCCAGTGCCGGCATTTCAAAGCGGGTAACAAGATCGGTGCAGGCAGAAAATAAAGCTTCCTTAGAGGGGAAATAGTGATACAGGGCACTTTTGGAAATTCCCAGATGTTCAGCGATTTTGCGCATGCCCAGTCCGGAATAACCGTAACGGGCGAAAATTTCAACCGCTTTTTCAGTCAGTGTCAGGCGATAGGCATCATGGTCTATGATTTTAGGCATACGATGTCCTCTTTATGGTCCATCTGGACTGTATTTGGTTGACAGATGGTGCGCAAGGTTTTATTTTTTAGTCCGTATGGACTAAAAAGGACGGAAT from Gynuella sunshinyii YC6258 carries:
- a CDS encoding TetR/AcrR family transcriptional regulator, with product MPKIIDHDAYRLTLTEKAVEIFARYGYSGLGMRKIAEHLGISKSALYHYFPSKEALFSACTDLVTRFEMPALDVTEMPTAERIDLLMNLFQSMENNFKGELTLLLDYLREMTPAQVAKDKNMQLANKRYLQLVTELVGSEHAEAVLCMMYGVLLQRFMDGRKTDFGTIRTAIHQLLQIQ